DNA from Planctomycetia bacterium:
CGAATCCGCCTTGTTGGACGAATCCTGAGCGGGGCTTTCTCCTGCGCTGGAGGGTAGAACCAACTGAAATGGGACTCACCTGGCTTGAAATCGTCGTCCTGCTCACGATGGCCGTGGTTATTTTCCGGATCAAGCCGTTCCGCTGGCAGCAGTAACCGCAACTATTTCAACCGGTCTCCCCACCCCCAAATCCCAGCCAACTTGTGTCCCGCTCTCCGCTTCGGTAGACTCGCGTAAATCTACCGCCGGAGCAGCTTGGACGGGCGTGCGGCGGCGTCCGCCACGCGACTGGGGAGTGAACGATGTATGGGACTGATTCGCTTTTTGGTCCCGCCTCCCAGCAGTCTGTCCGTACAGGCCCATGAGCGGGCTTTTGCGACCGGAATCGACCTGGTGCCCTGGCGTTGCGAAACCCGGCGCACGGCGAACGAAATCCAGCTGACCCGCTCGGTCAACGACTCCGGCAACTTCCATATCCCCTGGATTGTGCCGGGACGCGGCGAAATCATGCTGCAGACCTGCACGCTCGTGGAGCGGGCCGAGCCCTACCTGTTCGCCGTTGAGCTGGCCCGGGGCAAAGTCAACCAGCTCCGCAACCAGGCCGCCGACTGGCAGGCCATTGGCCTCGTGGTCGACGACGATGTCTGGAACAAGCTGCGGGAAGCGACCGAGCATTTCGCCCGGGCGGCCGTGGGCCAGCACAAGGTCGCCGAAGCGATCGAGGCCGCGCAGCAGGCGCTGGCGCTGGCTTTGGACGGCAGCGACGCGCTCGCCCGCTGCTACGTCGACCAGGCCCTGGCGGTCCGCCGGCGGCAGACGCCACAGTTGCCGACTGTATTGGCCGCGGAACTAGCGGCTCCGCCCACGGGCAAAGGGACCGAGGCCTTCCTGGAAGGCTTCAACGCCGCCTCGATTCCAATCGTGTGGCGGGAGATCGAGGCGGTCGAGGGGGCGTATCAATGGACGCGCCCGGACAAGTTGATCGACTGGTGCGTGGCGAATCGCCGGCCGGTCATCGGCGGGCCGCTGTTGCAGCTCGACGCGCATACCCTGCCCGACTGGCTCTGCCTGTGGGAAGGGGATTTCGACAACATCGTCTCCGTGGTGCGTGACTTCATCGAGACGGTCATCAGCCGGTATCGCGGCAAAGTGGCCGCCTGGCAATGCGCCGCCCGGGTGAATACCGGCCGC
Protein-coding regions in this window:
- a CDS encoding endo-1,4-beta-xylanase, with the translated sequence MGLIRFLVPPPSSLSVQAHERAFATGIDLVPWRCETRRTANEIQLTRSVNDSGNFHIPWIVPGRGEIMLQTCTLVERAEPYLFAVELARGKVNQLRNQAADWQAIGLVVDDDVWNKLREATEHFARAAVGQHKVAEAIEAAQQALALALDGSDALARCYVDQALAVRRRQTPQLPTVLAAELAAPPTGKGTEAFLEGFNAASIPIVWREIEAVEGAYQWTRPDKLIDWCVANRRPVIGGPLLQLDAHTLPDWLCLWEGDFDNIVSVVRDFIETVISRYRGKVAAWQCAARVNTGRALALSEEERLRLAVSTIEAVRHADPNTPVILRFDQPWAEYMARTDVDLSPLHFADALVRAGLGLSAIGLDLSMGFTGAGSALRDRLDFARLIDLWSCLGLPLFVCLTAPSGMAADPAAWGAAKPDANAISGGWNAAAQAKFVDDFLPILLAKPSVQAVVWNQWSDAEPHEFPHGGL